One region of Cucurbita pepo subsp. pepo cultivar mu-cu-16 chromosome LG03, ASM280686v2, whole genome shotgun sequence genomic DNA includes:
- the LOC111790655 gene encoding serine/threonine-protein kinase-like protein ACR4 yields the protein MFGWRGGLFVELVVFADMCLLVSGLGSMSPVAVSYGEKGPVFCGLKSDGSSLVSCFGSNSAITYGTPSHFPFIGLTAGDGFVCGLLLDSNQPYCWGSSGYVQMGVPQPMSKGAQYQEISAGDYHLCGLRMPLTGRRRNMSFVDCWGYNMTRTFEFDGPIESISAGSEFNCGLFSLNRTVFCWGDETSSRVISLIPKDMRFQKIASGGYHVCGILEGVRSRAFCWGRSLDIEEEISVAYSGEGNVDLVPVDPLASVVGGKFHACGIKSSDRGVICWGFTVKPSTPAPDGIQVYDIAAGDYFTCGILAEKSLLPVCWGLGFPTSLPLAVSPGICKATPCAPGFYEISQDKARCKSPSFHVCMPCSTACPPGMYQKFECSLKSDRQCEYNCSSCFSGECISNCSSMISNGLLVKKNGKLWSMQLPVLVAEIAFAVFLIAIVSITAIFYVRYKLRNCHCSGKELKSKKNKVTVSAFQKESYKIRPDLDELKIRRAQMFTYEELERATCGFKEESIVGKGSFSCVFRGVLKDGTVVAVKRAIMSPNMQKNSKEFHTELDLLSRLNHAHLLNLLGYCEEGGERLLVYEFMAHGSLYQHLHGKNETLKEQLDWIRRVTIAVQAARGIEYLHGYACPPVIHRDIKSSNILIDEEHNARVADFGLSLLGPTDSSSPLAELPAGTLGYLDPEYYRLHYLTTKSDVYSFGVLLLEILSGRKAIDMQYEEGNIVEWAVPLIRSGDISAILDPILKPPSDIEALKRIANVACKCVRMRAKERPSMDKVTTALERALAQLMGSPCNEQPILPTEVVLGSSRLHKKSSQRSSNRSVSETDIAEAEDQRFEFRAPSWITFPSVTSSQRRKSSVSEADVDGKNLEGRNVGNCGGVGDGLKSLEEEIGPASPQEKLFLEHNF from the coding sequence ATGTTTGGCTGGAGAGGTGGATTGTTTGTAGAACTGGTTGTTTTTGCAGATATGTGTCTTTTAGTGTCTGGTTTAGGTTCAATGTCTCCTGTTGCTGTGTCTTATGGCGAGAAAGGGCCTGTTTTCTGTGGTTTAAAGTCAGATGGGTCTAGTCTTGTGAGCTGTTTTGGTTCAAATTCAGCCATAACTTATGGAACCCCTTCTCATTTCCCTTTCATTGGTCTTACTGCTGGTGATGGGTTTGTTTGTGGGCTTCTTTTGGATTCAAACCAACCTTATTGTTGGGGAAGTAGTGGCTATGTTCAAATGGGTGTTCCTCAGCCTATGAGCAAAGGAGCTCAATATCAAGAAATCAGTGCTGGTGATTATCATCTCTGTGGACTTCGAATGCCTTTGACTGGAAGGCGTAGGAACATGTCTTTTGTGGATTGTTGGGGATATAACATGACTAGAACCTTTGAGTTTGATGGCCCTATCGAGTCGATCTCGGCGGGGTCTGAGTTCAATTGTGGACTGTTTTCTCTTAATAGAACTGTTTTCTGCTGGGGTGATGAGACAAGCAGCCGGGTGATCAGTTTGATACCTAAAGATATGAGGTTTCAAAAGATTGCCTCTGGTGGATATCATGTTTGCGGGATTCTAGAGGGCGTGAGGTCGAGAGCGTTCTGTTGGGGAAGGAGCTTAGACATTGAAGAGGAGATTTCGGTAGCATATTCGGGTGAAGGAAATGTTGACTTGGTTCCTGTTGATCCATTAGCTTCTGTTGTTGGGGGCAAGTTCCATGCCTGTGGGATCAAAAGCTCGGACCGTGGTGTGATTTGTTGGGGCTTTACGGTCAAACCGAGTACTCCGGCACCAGATGGGATTCAAGTTTATGACATTGCAGCTGGAGATTACTTCACCTGTGGAATTCTAGCTGAAAAATCTCTCCTGCCTGTCTGCTGGGGGCTTGGATTTCCTACTTCTCTACCTTTAGCTGTCTCTCCTGGAATCTGTAAAGCAACTCCTTGTGCTCCGGGTTTCTACGAAATAAGCCAAGACAAAGCTCGGTGTAAGTCGCCGAGTTTTCATGTTTGTATGCCCTGCAGTACTGCTTGCCCTCCTGGGATGTACCAAAAATTTGAGTGTTCCTTAAAATCTGATAGGCAGTGCGAGTATAATTGTTCAAGTTGCTTTTCTGGTGAATGCATATCAAACTGTTCATCTATGATATCAAATGGTTTGTTGGTGAAGAAAAATGGTAAGCTCTGGTCTATGCAGCTGCCAGTTCTTGTAGCTGAGATTGCTTTTGCTGTGTTTTTGATAGCTATTGTGTCGATAACTGCGATCTTTTACGTTCGATACAAGCTACGGAACTGCCATTGCTCGGGAAAGGAGTTGAAgtcaaagaagaacaaagtgaCAGTCTCTGCCTTCCAGAAGGAAAGCTATAAAATACGTCCGGACTTAGATGAGCTGAAGATAAGGCGGGCTCAGATGTTCACCTATGAAGAACTCGAGAGAGCAACGTGTGGGTTTAAGGAAGAGTCTATTGTGGGAAAGGGGAGTTTCTCTTGTGTTTTTCGAGGTGTTTTGAAGGACGGGACGGTCGTAGCAGTCAAACGAGCTATAATGTCTCCAAATATGCAGAAGAATTCAAAAGAGTTCCACACTGAACTTGACTTGCTATCAAGATTAAACCATGCCCATTTGCTTAATCTGCTTGGTTATTGTGAAGAAGGTGGAGAGAGGCTTCTGGTTTATGAGTTCATGGCTCATGGCTCCTTGTATCAGCACCTTCATGGCAAGAACGAGACCTTAAAAGAGCAATTAGATTGGATAAGAAGGGTTACAATTGCAGTCCAAGCAGCCAGGGGAATCGAATACTTGCATGGCTATGCTTGTCCTCCCGTCATTCATCGAGACATTAAGTCGTCAAACATTCTTATCGACGAAGAGCACAATGCTCGAGTCGCTGATTTTGGCTTGTCGTTGTTGGGACCAACAGATAGTAGCTCTCCATTAGCTGAGCTACCAGCTGGGACACTTGGCTATCTCGATCCTGAATACTATAGACTTCATTACCTTACCACAAAGTCCGATGTGTATAGCTTCGGTGTTTTGCTACTAGAAATTCTCAGTGGTCGAAAAGCCATTGATATGCAATATGAAGAAGGTAACATAGTAGAATGGGCAGTGCCTTTGATAAGATCTGGAGATATCTCTGCAATTTTAGATCCGATATTAAAACCGCCCTCTGATATCGAAGCCTTGAAGAGGATTGCAAATGTAGCTTGCAAATGTGTGAGAATGAGAGCTAAGGAGAGGCCATCAATGGACAAAGTGACAACTGCATTAGAGCGTGCTCTCGCCCAACTGATGGGAAGTCCGTGTAACGAACAACCGATCTTACCAACCGAGGTGGTTTTGGGAAGCAGCAGACTACACAAAAAGTCATCTCAAAGATCATCGAACCGTTCAGTGTCCGAAACGGATATAGCAGAAGCTGAGGATCAAAGGTTCGAGTTCAGAGCTCCGTCGTGGATTACATTCCCGAGCGTGACGTCGTCCCAGAGGAGGAAATCCTCAGTGTCAGAAGCAGATGTTGATGGAAAGAATTTGGAAGGAAGAAATGTAGGGAATTGTGGAGGTGTTGGGGATGGATTGAAGAGTTTAGAGGAAGAGATTGGGCCTGCTTCCCCTCAGGAAAAGCTGTTTTTGGAGCACAATTTCTAA
- the LOC111790659 gene encoding uncharacterized protein LOC111790659, producing the protein MTDKCMVTDQLDEANGSVIFSAITSHAINADAFEHLDEAQTIISSETDFDVQNQKLAGSGICTEEDNREMNLDNDMNNALRKTDISDPVSGGPSSLSTSDHQNLILESDICETSTLQNSCRILNLCVDNPGSLAAGFMDVESSDIEQCPTDVSDYSLQTSAEKLERNNLSATMEISEYSQFPESLEKPLPVSHILESNGAHKRKKLTKNETRRCYSEPDRRVLRSVTKKRGLLRRSRRLILKTVSS; encoded by the exons ATGACAGATAAATGCATGGTGACTGACCAACTAGATGAAGCTAATGGATCTGTAATCTTCTCTGCAATTACGTCTCATGCCATTAATGCAGATGCATTTGAGCATTTAGATGAAGCTCAGACAATCATTTCTTCTGAAACTGATTTTGATGTGCAGAACCAGAAACTTGCTGGGTCTGGAATTTGTACTGAAGAGGATAATCGTGAAATGAATCTTGATAATGATATGAACAATGCTTTACGAAAAACAGATATTTCTGATCCAGTTTCTGGTGGTCCATCTAGTCTTTCCACATCAGACCATCAAAATCTTATACTTGAAAGTGATATTTGCGAAACTTCAACACTACAGAATAGCTGCCGTATTTTAAATCTCTGTGTGGATAATCCAGGAAGCTTAGCCGCTGGTTTTATGGACGTGGAATCATCAGATATTGAACAATGTCCTACAGACGTTTCTGATTACAGCTTGCAAACAAGTGCAGAGAAGTTG GAGAGGAACAACTTAAGTGCAACAATGGAGATTTCAGA ataCTCTCAATTTCCTGAATCTTTGGAGAAGCCGTTGCCTGTATCTCATATTCTCGAATCTAATGGAGCACATAAGAGGAAGAAACTCactaaaaatgaaacaagacGTTGTTATAGTGAACCAGATAGAAGAGTTTTAAGAAGTGTAACTAAAAAACGGGGGCTGCTTAGAAGATCCAGGCGGCTCATTTTAAAG ACTGTGAGTTCGTAA